From a region of the Apibacter sp. B3706 genome:
- a CDS encoding glycosyltransferase: MIQRKKVLVSVINNIATDQRVEKVCNSLYKNGYEISIIGTNLYGKPPLNRPYSFHRFHLIFQRKFLLFAEFNFKLFWKLLFQSDKHTILLANDLDSLLPNYLVSKFRKIPLVFDSHEIYSELPSIQGRYAQKLWRKLEKYLIPKIEYFYTVSEGYADFFEERYSNRPIIIKNVPIIPTISNKNKDIHTKLPETPCNKKIIVYQGAINYCRGIDKMIEAMKYIENAQLWIIGNGPLKNIFENLSKELCLDHKIYFLGEISPEQLKLITPKADLGISLEEDGGLSYRYALPNKIFDYVHAKIPVLGTYLPEIKNMINENQIGEVITNHSAIEISEKIKLLLSKGKKHYENNLEKTSIKYNWEAQESTLLNIFNQASK, translated from the coding sequence ATGATTCAACGAAAAAAAGTATTAGTTTCTGTAATTAATAATATAGCTACGGATCAAAGAGTAGAAAAGGTTTGCAATTCCTTATATAAAAATGGTTACGAAATTTCAATTATCGGTACTAATTTATATGGAAAGCCCCCATTAAATAGACCCTATTCTTTTCACCGATTCCATCTTATCTTTCAAAGAAAATTTTTATTATTTGCGGAATTTAATTTTAAATTATTCTGGAAACTATTATTTCAATCCGATAAACACACCATATTATTAGCTAACGATCTGGATTCTCTTTTGCCTAATTATTTAGTTTCAAAATTTAGAAAAATTCCTTTAGTCTTTGATAGTCATGAAATATACTCAGAGCTGCCGTCCATACAAGGTAGATATGCTCAAAAACTATGGAGAAAACTAGAAAAATATCTTATACCCAAAATTGAATATTTTTATACCGTTAGTGAAGGATATGCAGATTTTTTTGAAGAAAGATACAGCAACCGCCCTATTATAATTAAAAATGTTCCAATCATCCCTACTATATCCAATAAGAATAAAGATATTCATACTAAATTACCTGAAACTCCATGTAATAAGAAAATTATAGTATACCAAGGAGCCATTAATTACTGCAGAGGGATTGATAAAATGATAGAAGCCATGAAATATATTGAAAATGCACAATTATGGATTATTGGTAATGGCCCATTAAAAAACATATTCGAAAATTTAAGTAAAGAATTATGTTTAGATCATAAAATTTATTTCTTAGGAGAAATTTCTCCTGAACAACTAAAATTAATAACTCCTAAAGCTGACTTAGGTATAAGTCTGGAAGAAGACGGGGGTCTAAGTTATCGTTATGCTCTTCCTAATAAAATATTTGATTATGTTCATGCTAAAATACCTGTTCTAGGAACCTATCTTCCGGAAATAAAAAACATGATAAATGAAAATCAAATTGGCGAAGTAATTACTAATCATTCAGCGATTGAAATTTCAGAAAAAATAAAATTATTACTTTCTAAAGGAAAAAAACATTATGAAAATAATTTGGAAAAAACTTCAATAAAATACAATTGGGAAGCACAGGAATCAACCTTGTTAAATATTTTCAATCAGGCGAGTAAATAA
- a CDS encoding glycosyltransferase family 2 protein, giving the protein MISILVPVYNYSIINLGKELVKQGAELNVTYEVLFLDDASVNHEITKSNQLFCAKNNLTYIISEENLGRAKARNLLAQKANYEWLVFMDSDVIPATSSYLKTFVSSIHCESQVLSGIILYRRNLEQTIQKSLRWKYGVTYEETSLKKNSGNSNYLYLKTANIMIRKSIFHSIPFPVLERNYGYEDTMFGLTLEANTIKLELIENPVYHEGIESNHIFLNKTEEAIKNLSSLIKHDEILCKKIRLAKVYFQIKKVNGVKFVTYLFKKNRGLMKKNLLSENADLKIFQLYKIGYLCYLLA; this is encoded by the coding sequence ATGATTTCAATTCTTGTTCCAGTTTATAATTATTCCATTATAAATTTAGGTAAAGAATTGGTAAAACAAGGAGCAGAATTAAATGTAACCTATGAGGTACTTTTTCTTGATGATGCCTCTGTAAATCATGAAATCACTAAAAGTAATCAATTATTTTGTGCAAAAAACAATCTTACTTATATCATTTCCGAAGAAAATTTAGGAAGAGCTAAAGCTCGGAATTTATTAGCACAAAAAGCTAACTATGAATGGTTAGTATTCATGGATTCCGATGTTATACCGGCTACTTCATCGTATCTTAAAACTTTTGTTTCATCTATTCATTGTGAAAGTCAGGTTTTAAGCGGGATTATATTATATAGGAGGAATTTGGAACAAACTATTCAGAAGTCTTTACGTTGGAAATACGGAGTTACTTATGAAGAAACTTCTCTAAAAAAAAATTCTGGTAACTCAAATTATCTCTATTTAAAAACAGCTAATATAATGATTAGAAAAAGTATTTTTCATTCCATTCCTTTTCCTGTTTTAGAACGCAATTATGGATATGAAGATACAATGTTTGGGTTAACCTTAGAAGCAAATACTATTAAACTTGAATTAATAGAAAATCCTGTTTATCATGAGGGAATTGAATCGAACCATATATTTTTAAACAAAACGGAAGAAGCTATTAAAAATTTATCAAGTTTAATAAAACATGATGAAATACTATGTAAAAAAATCAGACTAGCAAAAGTATATTTTCAAATAAAAAAAGTGAACGGCGTTAAATTCGTTACCTATTTATTTAAAAAAAATCGTGGTTTAATGAAAAAGAATTTATTGTCCGAAAATGCAGATTTAAAAATTTTTCAATTATACAAAATTGGGTATTTGTGTTATTTACTCGCCTGA
- a CDS encoding cell division ATP-binding protein FtsE, with translation MSEPILYLRNANIYQKNFLVLSHVNMSLEKGEFYYLIGKTGSGKSSLLKILYGDIPLLEGQGKVVDIDLVSLKDSEIPTLRRKLGIVFQDFQLLTDRSVEKNLLFVLKATGWKDAYAINERIEEVLQSVGMATKKHKMPHELSGGEQQRVAIARALLNHPSLILADEPTGNLDPETSNEIMLLLKGIAQQNHCTILMATHDYSMIKNFPAKTIKCENGKIYHGDSNDLFI, from the coding sequence ATGAGTGAGCCTATTTTGTACTTAAGAAATGCTAATATTTATCAAAAAAACTTTTTAGTTCTAAGTCATGTTAACATGAGCTTAGAAAAGGGTGAATTTTATTATCTTATTGGTAAAACGGGTAGTGGGAAAAGCTCATTGTTAAAAATTTTATATGGAGATATTCCTTTGCTTGAGGGACAGGGGAAAGTAGTTGATATTGATTTGGTTTCCTTGAAAGATAGTGAAATTCCTACATTAAGAAGGAAGTTAGGTATTGTATTTCAAGATTTTCAATTATTAACGGATAGGAGCGTAGAAAAGAATTTATTGTTTGTTTTAAAAGCGACCGGATGGAAAGATGCGTATGCCATCAATGAAAGAATTGAGGAGGTTTTACAAAGCGTTGGAATGGCAACAAAAAAACATAAAATGCCGCATGAACTTTCCGGAGGTGAACAGCAACGGGTAGCTATCGCAAGAGCCTTATTAAATCATCCGTCCTTAATTTTGGCAGATGAGCCGACCGGAAACTTGGATCCTGAAACATCTAATGAGATTATGCTGTTACTTAAAGGCATTGCACAACAAAATCATTGCACCATATTAATGGCTACTCATGATTATTCGATGATTAAGAACTTTCCTGCAAAAACTATTAAATGTGAAAATGGAAAGATTTATCATGGTGATTCCAATGATCTTTTTATTTAA
- a CDS encoding M13 family metallopeptidase: MKNLILFIATALLPFTGVFAQKHAINEEYMDKKVRPQDDFYNYVNGNWMKTTQIPPDRSRWGSFDQLREFTDSVSLTILKKSNNKNYPKGSEGQKIKDLFSSFMDMDARNRQGIAPIQPYLKKVDRVKNLTDLQNLLIEFTPLEMNPFYEYSVQSDLNNSNKNAVYLGDVSLGLGRDYYQKNDEKSLKTLQDYTIYLSKLLKVIGHKQPDKTASAIVAFEKQLASNLLTVEQIRNAQLQNNPYSFTSLSELSKNINLTDYLTKLGVRVDTVIIPEKKYFENLDNNITPQNLSLVKDYIKINIVRSAANSLTKELDDINFDFYNKTLGGQSEQRSMEKRALTSINSLVGEAFGKLYVAEVFPEEAKRNANELIEYLKKSFAIHINNLTWMSHPTKQKALDKLSKFTVKIGYPDKWKDYSKLEIKSVKEGGSYFQNKLNAIVFNYERDKDKIGKPVDKTEWLMSPQTVNAYYNPSYNEIVFPAAILQPPFYDYKADAAINFGGIGAVIGHEISHGFDDSGSQFDGDGNLKDWWTPEDKEKFEKATQALEKQYNSYEPIPGLHINGKLTLGENIADLGGVAIAYDALEIYLKEKGNPGKIDNFTPQQRYFISWATIWRTKSKEEALVNQIKTDPHAPGYYRAIAPLENVEGFYKAFNVQKGDKMFKPKKERIIIW; encoded by the coding sequence ATGAAAAATTTAATATTATTTATTGCAACTGCGCTGCTGCCTTTTACCGGAGTATTTGCTCAAAAACATGCAATTAATGAAGAGTACATGGATAAGAAAGTAAGACCGCAAGACGATTTTTATAACTATGTTAACGGAAATTGGATGAAAACCACTCAAATTCCTCCTGACCGTTCCAGATGGGGAAGCTTTGACCAATTACGTGAATTTACAGATTCTGTATCACTTACGATTCTAAAAAAATCAAATAATAAAAATTATCCTAAAGGTTCTGAAGGACAAAAAATTAAAGATTTGTTTAGTTCATTCATGGATATGGATGCTAGAAACAGACAAGGCATAGCCCCTATTCAACCTTATTTAAAAAAAGTGGACCGGGTTAAAAACTTAACGGACTTACAAAATTTACTTATCGAGTTCACTCCGTTAGAAATGAATCCTTTTTATGAATACAGCGTTCAATCCGATTTAAATAACAGCAATAAAAATGCGGTATATTTAGGAGATGTAAGTTTGGGCTTGGGAAGAGATTATTATCAAAAAAACGATGAAAAATCCTTAAAAACATTACAGGATTATACAATCTATTTATCAAAATTATTAAAGGTAATCGGACACAAACAACCGGATAAAACCGCTTCTGCTATTGTTGCTTTCGAGAAACAATTAGCTTCTAATCTCTTAACGGTAGAGCAAATTAGAAACGCACAACTTCAAAATAATCCTTATTCATTTACAAGTTTATCCGAATTATCCAAAAATATAAATTTAACGGATTATTTGACAAAACTGGGAGTACGTGTAGATACTGTAATTATTCCCGAAAAAAAATATTTTGAGAACCTAGATAATAATATTACTCCACAAAACCTTTCATTAGTAAAAGATTATATAAAAATAAATATTGTTAGATCTGCAGCCAATAGCCTAACCAAAGAATTGGATGATATAAACTTTGATTTTTACAATAAAACATTGGGAGGACAATCAGAGCAAAGATCAATGGAAAAACGCGCTCTTACAAGTATCAATTCTTTAGTAGGAGAAGCATTTGGTAAACTTTACGTAGCTGAAGTATTTCCGGAAGAAGCTAAGAGAAACGCTAATGAATTGATTGAATATCTAAAAAAATCGTTTGCCATCCATATTAATAATTTAACTTGGATGTCACATCCTACCAAACAAAAAGCCTTAGATAAGCTAAGTAAGTTTACGGTTAAGATTGGATATCCGGATAAATGGAAAGACTATTCTAAGTTAGAAATAAAATCTGTAAAAGAAGGTGGATCTTATTTTCAAAATAAATTAAATGCTATTGTATTTAATTATGAGAGAGATAAAGACAAAATAGGTAAACCGGTTGATAAAACCGAATGGCTGATGTCTCCTCAAACAGTAAATGCCTATTATAATCCTTCTTATAATGAAATTGTATTTCCGGCAGCTATTTTACAGCCTCCATTTTATGATTATAAAGCAGATGCAGCAATAAATTTTGGTGGAATCGGAGCCGTAATCGGCCATGAAATATCTCACGGATTTGATGATAGCGGTTCTCAATTTGATGGAGATGGAAATTTAAAAGATTGGTGGACACCCGAAGATAAAGAAAAATTTGAGAAAGCTACTCAAGCACTTGAAAAACAATATAATTCTTATGAACCCATTCCGGGTTTACATATAAACGGAAAATTGACATTAGGTGAAAATATAGCAGATTTAGGCGGAGTTGCCATTGCTTATGATGCCTTAGAAATTTATTTAAAAGAAAAAGGTAATCCCGGTAAAATTGATAATTTTACACCGCAACAAAGATATTTTATATCTTGGGCAACCATATGGAGAACCAAATCCAAGGAAGAAGCTTTAGTTAACCAAATTAAAACAGATCCTCATGCTCCGGGTTATTATAGAGCTATTGCCCCTCTAGAAAATGTTGAAGGCTTTTATAAAGCATTTAACGTACAAAAAGGAGATAAAATGTTTAAACCTAAAAAAGAAAGAATTATTATTTGGTAA
- a CDS encoding rhodanese-like domain-containing protein → MDLKELLKKSTATLLDVREKEELIKEGEVEGAILIPMNEIPSKIEEIRKFPTPLIVFCRSGIRSEKIVNYLKKEGINDIYNGGGFKEINQLLNS, encoded by the coding sequence ATGGATTTAAAAGAACTTTTGAAAAAAAGCACAGCAACCCTTCTGGATGTAAGAGAAAAAGAAGAACTAATTAAAGAAGGAGAAGTAGAAGGAGCTATTTTAATTCCCATGAATGAGATACCATCAAAAATTGAAGAAATTCGCAAATTTCCTACCCCACTTATAGTTTTTTGCAGATCAGGAATACGATCCGAAAAAATAGTTAACTACCTCAAAAAAGAAGGAATTAATGACATATATAATGGCGGTGGATTTAAAGAGATTAATCAATTGTTAAATTCCTAA
- a CDS encoding META domain-containing protein: MKNLIKISITSLFLLFLGTTFQSCNSTKNVAQKVDDKELQIKLRGTWYLTSIDGTLATNSFKGEIPTLNFDFDKNRTNGNAGCNQYNGSFALIGNVYNPSPMVSTLMACPEYNQEPRFLELMGKRSTLVFTNYTLQFVQDGKVVLEFAPLTK, encoded by the coding sequence ATGAAAAATTTAATTAAAATTAGTATTACCAGTTTATTCTTATTATTTTTAGGTACTACATTTCAAAGTTGTAATTCTACCAAAAATGTTGCACAAAAAGTGGATGATAAAGAATTACAAATTAAACTAAGAGGTACATGGTATCTAACTTCTATAGACGGTACGTTGGCAACAAATTCATTTAAAGGAGAAATTCCTACTTTAAATTTTGACTTTGATAAAAACAGAACCAATGGTAATGCAGGATGCAATCAATATAACGGTTCATTTGCTCTAATTGGTAATGTATATAATCCTAGTCCAATGGTTTCAACTCTTATGGCTTGTCCTGAATACAACCAAGAGCCTAGATTTTTAGAATTAATGGGTAAAAGAAGTACCTTAGTATTTACCAACTACACCTTACAATTTGTTCAAGATGGTAAAGTAGTACTTGAATTTGCTCCGTTAACAAAATAA
- the rpsO gene encoding 30S ribosomal protein S15 codes for MYLTSDVKKEIFAKHGKDEKNTGSAEGQVALFTFRINHLTQHLKRNHKDFNTERALVALVGKRKKLLDYLKKKDINRYRAIIAELGIRK; via the coding sequence ATGTATCTAACATCAGATGTAAAAAAAGAAATTTTCGCTAAACACGGTAAAGATGAAAAAAATACCGGTAGCGCCGAAGGACAGGTAGCTTTGTTTACCTTTAGAATTAACCATTTAACACAGCATCTTAAAAGAAATCATAAAGATTTCAACACTGAAAGAGCTTTAGTGGCATTAGTGGGAAAAAGAAAAAAATTACTTGATTATCTAAAGAAAAAAGATATCAACAGATATAGAGCAATTATTGCAGAATTAGGTATTCGTAAGTAA
- the pnp gene encoding polyribonucleotide nucleotidyltransferase yields the protein MEIPKAITEKIVLDDGREIILETGKLAKQADGSVVVTCGGTMLLATVVAAKEANPGVDFLPLTVDYRDKFSAGGRIPGGFMKREGRPTDEEILTMRLVDRVLRPLFPDDFHAEIQVMIQLISYDGSILPDSLAGLAASAAISITDIPFNGPISEVRIIRHNGKYIINPSLAQMDEGFDLDIMVGASKDSIVMIEGEMSEISEKDMIDAISVAHEAIKKQIDAEERLAAKVGKSQPKREYCHETHDEELRSAITEFSYQKIYDIAKTPSEKHERSEKFDAVLEEFLSRYTEEELEEKKSLAATYFHDVQKDAVRQLILNEGIRLDGRDTKTIRPIWCEVNYLPGSHGSAIFTRGETQSLTTVTLGSSLDANRVDNVISQHEEKFYLHYNFPPFSTGEVRPVRGVSRREIGHGNLAQRALKYVIPKDSPYTIRVVSDILESNGSSSMATVCAGTLALMDAGIKIKKPVSGIAMGLITDKESGKWSVLSDILGDEDHLGDMDFKVTGTADGITACQMDIKIQGLSFEIMEKALNQAKEGRLHILGKILETISAPNDHLKPNAPKLVSLEIPKDFIGAVIGPGGKIIQQLQKDTDTVITIEESNDVGKVEISGVDQAKIDEAIEKIKQIAFVPEVGATYKAKVVSIKPFGAFVEISKGVEGLVHISELEWRRLEKVEDSVKLGDIIEVKYLGVDDKKKIKLSRKVLLPKPEKKDSESKK from the coding sequence ATGGAGATTCCAAAAGCAATTACAGAAAAAATTGTCTTGGATGATGGAAGAGAAATCATCTTAGAAACCGGAAAACTTGCTAAACAAGCAGATGGCTCTGTGGTAGTTACCTGTGGTGGAACCATGTTATTAGCAACAGTAGTAGCTGCAAAAGAGGCTAATCCCGGAGTAGATTTTCTACCTCTTACAGTGGATTACAGAGATAAATTCTCAGCCGGAGGACGTATTCCGGGTGGATTTATGAAAAGAGAGGGAAGACCAACGGATGAAGAAATACTAACCATGCGATTGGTAGACCGTGTGTTACGCCCTTTATTTCCCGACGACTTTCATGCCGAAATACAGGTAATGATTCAACTTATTTCGTACGATGGCTCCATACTTCCCGATTCATTAGCAGGACTAGCTGCTTCAGCAGCTATAAGCATCACTGATATTCCTTTTAACGGACCAATTTCTGAAGTTCGAATTATTCGCCATAACGGAAAGTACATCATTAATCCGAGCCTTGCTCAAATGGATGAAGGATTTGATCTTGATATAATGGTGGGTGCTTCCAAAGATTCAATTGTTATGATTGAAGGAGAAATGAGCGAAATTTCTGAAAAAGATATGATCGATGCAATTTCGGTAGCTCATGAAGCCATTAAAAAACAAATTGATGCTGAAGAAAGATTAGCCGCTAAGGTTGGAAAATCTCAGCCTAAAAGGGAATATTGCCATGAAACTCATGATGAAGAATTAAGAAGTGCTATTACAGAATTTTCCTATCAAAAAATTTATGATATAGCCAAAACACCTTCTGAAAAACATGAGAGAAGCGAAAAATTTGATGCTGTTTTAGAAGAATTTTTATCAAGATACACTGAAGAAGAGTTAGAAGAAAAAAAATCTTTAGCCGCTACTTATTTTCATGATGTACAAAAAGACGCTGTTAGACAACTTATATTAAATGAAGGCATTCGTTTAGACGGTAGAGACACAAAAACTATCCGACCTATTTGGTGTGAAGTTAATTACCTTCCTGGGTCTCACGGATCAGCCATTTTTACACGCGGTGAAACTCAATCATTGACTACTGTTACCCTAGGTTCTTCATTGGATGCTAATCGAGTGGACAATGTAATATCTCAACACGAAGAAAAATTCTATTTACATTATAATTTCCCGCCATTTTCAACCGGTGAGGTTAGACCGGTAAGAGGGGTTTCTCGTAGAGAAATAGGTCATGGTAATTTAGCTCAAAGAGCCTTAAAATATGTTATTCCAAAAGATTCTCCGTATACTATACGTGTTGTTTCCGACATTTTAGAATCTAACGGTTCTTCTTCAATGGCAACTGTTTGCGCAGGAACATTAGCATTAATGGATGCGGGTATTAAAATAAAGAAACCTGTATCCGGTATAGCCATGGGATTAATCACTGATAAGGAATCAGGCAAATGGAGCGTTCTCTCTGATATACTTGGAGATGAAGACCATTTAGGAGATATGGACTTTAAAGTAACCGGTACTGCCGACGGTATTACCGCTTGCCAAATGGATATTAAAATTCAAGGGTTATCTTTTGAAATTATGGAAAAAGCTTTGAATCAAGCGAAGGAAGGGCGTTTACATATTTTAGGTAAAATATTGGAAACCATCTCCGCTCCTAATGATCATTTGAAACCCAATGCACCTAAATTGGTATCTTTGGAAATTCCTAAAGACTTTATTGGCGCTGTTATCGGACCCGGAGGAAAAATCATTCAACAACTTCAAAAAGATACAGACACTGTAATTACGATTGAAGAGAGTAATGATGTAGGAAAAGTTGAAATATCGGGAGTTGATCAAGCCAAAATTGATGAAGCAATTGAAAAAATTAAACAAATAGCTTTCGTTCCTGAAGTTGGAGCTACTTATAAAGCTAAAGTGGTTTCAATAAAACCTTTTGGAGCATTTGTTGAGATTTCTAAAGGTGTTGAAGGATTGGTTCATATTTCTGAGTTAGAATGGAGACGTTTGGAAAAAGTTGAAGATTCCGTTAAGCTTGGAGATATCATCGAAGTGAAATATTTAGGTGTAGACGATAAGAAAAAGATTAAGCTTTCAAGAAAAGTCTTATTACCTAAACCTGAAAAAAAGGATTCTGAAAGTAAAAAATAA
- the xrtF gene encoding exosortase family protein XrtF, with translation MKEYRPIFISLLKFFSVYLILTALYYWYLTYYQNDLATCDIYTFNVAKQSSCLLQWIGITSKAIHIDHENFMRFYINNKFVSIVNEGCNALSVIILYLSFIIAFANSFKKTCIYLVITIIFIYLINIIRISFINYIFYYYPQYGKFSHDYLFPSIIYGLIIFLWIVWIKYFIFKKK, from the coding sequence ATGAAGGAATATAGGCCCATATTTATAAGTTTACTTAAATTTTTCTCTGTTTATTTAATTTTAACAGCACTTTATTATTGGTATCTTACTTATTATCAAAATGACCTGGCGACCTGTGATATTTATACTTTTAACGTAGCTAAACAATCGTCTTGCTTACTCCAATGGATTGGCATTACAAGCAAGGCGATCCATATAGATCATGAAAATTTCATGCGTTTTTATATCAATAATAAATTTGTTAGCATTGTAAATGAGGGCTGCAATGCTTTGTCGGTAATTATTCTTTACCTATCGTTTATAATAGCTTTTGCTAATTCTTTCAAAAAAACCTGTATTTATCTGGTTATCACAATCATATTTATATACTTAATAAACATTATAAGGATAAGCTTTATTAATTATATATTTTATTACTATCCGCAATATGGAAAATTCAGCCATGACTATTTATTTCCATCAATTATATATGGATTAATAATTTTTTTATGGATTGTATGGATAAAATATTTCATATTTAAAAAGAAATAA
- a CDS encoding exosortase F system-associated membrane protein gives MKKTGKIIGILLSMLALILVRKFETSLFYDPLLLFFKQKDFNHQIPPEFNLIKVTTSLIFRYGLNSIITLVIIYLWYNDKKITKVCSYILGIGFLIFISLYLFSLLTNFSLGYMPTFYIRRVLIQPIFLLLLIPAIYYYKNLPTNSR, from the coding sequence ATGAAAAAAACAGGTAAAATTATTGGAATTCTATTAAGCATGCTTGCTTTAATTTTGGTACGAAAATTTGAAACCTCTTTGTTTTATGATCCTCTACTCTTATTTTTTAAACAAAAAGATTTTAATCATCAAATTCCTCCTGAATTTAATCTCATAAAAGTTACAACGTCTCTTATCTTTCGATACGGATTAAATTCTATTATAACGCTTGTGATTATATATTTATGGTACAATGATAAAAAAATAACGAAAGTATGTTCCTATATTTTAGGTATAGGATTCCTTATTTTTATATCCCTTTATTTATTTTCCTTACTAACCAATTTTAGTTTGGGTTACATGCCAACATTTTATATAAGAAGAGTTTTAATTCAGCCTATATTTTTACTGTTGCTTATACCCGCAATATATTATTATAAAAATTTACCCACTAATTCCCGTTAG
- the rlmB gene encoding 23S rRNA (guanosine(2251)-2'-O)-methyltransferase RlmB, translated as MEKDFIFGIRPVMEALEAGKTFDKVFIQNGLLGDNIKVLKMKFSQAGIRVKYVPIEKLNRLTRKNHQGVCAFLSPVQFFAIEDVIPQLFEDGKMPLVLILDHLTDVRNFGAICRTAEIVGVDIIVIPDEGSAPINSDSIKTSAGAIYNLKICKEKNLLKVLEFLKLSGIKVVSATEKTDTYLYDEVLELPLAVIVGNEEKGISRDLLKNSDAKLKLPIYGKTDSLNVSVACGAFLYEVVRQNLNSNK; from the coding sequence ATGGAAAAAGATTTTATATTCGGAATACGGCCTGTTATGGAGGCTTTAGAGGCAGGAAAAACTTTTGATAAGGTATTTATTCAAAATGGTTTATTAGGAGATAATATTAAAGTCTTGAAGATGAAATTTTCACAAGCGGGAATTCGTGTTAAGTATGTACCGATTGAAAAATTGAATCGATTGACCCGTAAAAATCATCAAGGTGTATGTGCTTTTCTTTCACCGGTACAATTTTTTGCAATTGAGGATGTTATACCTCAATTGTTTGAAGACGGGAAAATGCCATTAGTCCTTATTTTAGATCATTTAACTGACGTTAGAAATTTTGGAGCAATTTGCAGAACTGCAGAAATTGTTGGTGTTGACATCATAGTTATTCCAGATGAAGGTTCGGCTCCAATCAATTCGGATTCTATTAAAACATCTGCAGGGGCTATTTACAATTTAAAAATTTGCAAGGAGAAGAATTTATTAAAAGTATTGGAGTTTTTAAAGCTAAGTGGTATAAAAGTTGTTAGTGCTACTGAGAAAACAGATACATATTTATATGATGAAGTATTGGAACTTCCGTTAGCTGTTATTGTAGGAAATGAAGAAAAAGGAATTTCAAGGGATCTACTTAAAAATTCTGATGCAAAATTAAAGCTGCCTATTTACGGTAAAACGGATTCTTTAAATGTATCTGTAGCTTGTGGCGCCTTTTTATACGAAGTGGTAAGGCAGAATTTAAACTCAAATAAATAA
- the yihA gene encoding ribosome biogenesis GTP-binding protein YihA/YsxC translates to MNIYSAEFIKSSKLIEDCPEGNKPEYAFIGRSNVGKSSLINMLTNKKGLAKTSSTPGKTQLINHFLINDNWYLTDLPGYGYAKASKTNRAAFSKMIEKYVLSRKNLVNLFVLIDARHLPLKIDIDFINWLGESGIPFSLIFTKLDKVTQKEFSFNFKKYSQELRKTWDDLPEMFKSSSEKKIGKEEILSFIEDTNKYLARNKIYFGD, encoded by the coding sequence ATGAATATATATTCAGCAGAATTTATAAAAAGCAGTAAATTAATTGAAGATTGTCCGGAAGGCAATAAGCCTGAATATGCCTTTATAGGCAGATCTAACGTAGGTAAATCATCTTTAATTAATATGCTTACCAATAAAAAAGGGTTAGCTAAAACTTCATCCACTCCCGGAAAGACTCAATTGATAAATCATTTTTTAATTAATGACAACTGGTATTTAACAGATTTGCCGGGATATGGTTATGCGAAAGCTTCTAAAACGAATAGGGCTGCATTTTCTAAGATGATTGAAAAATATGTGTTGTCTAGAAAAAATTTAGTAAACCTTTTTGTATTAATAGACGCTCGTCATTTACCTCTTAAAATTGATATAGATTTTATCAACTGGCTGGGAGAATCTGGTATCCCTTTTTCATTAATTTTCACCAAGTTGGATAAAGTCACTCAAAAAGAGTTTTCTTTTAATTTTAAAAAGTATTCTCAAGAATTACGTAAAACTTGGGATGATCTTCCTGAAATGTTTAAATCTTCATCAGAAAAGAAGATTGGAAAAGAAGAGATACTTTCTTTTATTGAAGATACCAATAAATATTTGGCAAGAAATAAAATTTATTTTGGGGATTAA